In Propionispora vibrioides, a single genomic region encodes these proteins:
- a CDS encoding IS110 family transposase: MSWMLKGIARSSYVKLGCISQRYAGTDHLEVCDMFFVGIDVGKRHHEACVIDSIGQSIGKTL; this comes from the coding sequence ATGAGCTGGATGTTGAAGGGCATCGCCCGATCTTCGTATGTCAAACTAGGTTGTATATCGCAAAGGTATGCGGGAACCGACCACTTGGAGGTATGTGATATGTTTTTTGTTGGTATCGATGTCGGCAAACGACATCATGAAGCTTGTGTTATTGATTCCATAGGCCAGAGTATCGGTAAAACACTTC